The Labrenzia sp. CE80 genome window below encodes:
- a CDS encoding DNA translocase FtsK, protein MRRASAVRGNGRRASIDLLDTQSPIKRFLKRNLVGLGGLCVIAFAAALAASLATWSVTDPSLNHATSEPAHNALGRPGAIIADILMQTIGLATAVFLVPVVLWGWRLLAGHTMRIGRKRLFYWVAGSVISSGALASLPVPESWPLPTGLGGFLGDSVHAVPALLTDNFTEGAATIIGVFGLGLPAALLLFASAGWFRSAEVSESSDGRQTPSGHGRSLEDELGLDDDDDSESRIGLILSSTIGMVSHWSLQSASLLRRATGYGRAHDVEEEWDEEEEDYEPVNEKHGGALKAFRRALAGKLMPDDDDGLGTYYGAPDQVPETQSEDEPYDEEGEGFEPDDLLISKAPLPKPVGIAAPANEAPQQGRIIPPAPRPKQGKRVISEAQPSLLGAPEDYELPPLMLLAEPKTTGKIPGLSADALEQNARILEGVLEDFGVRGEIIEVRPGPVVTLYELEPAPGIKSSRVIGLADDIARSMSAISARVAVIPGKNAIGIELPNARRETVYLRELLASQDFEKTKSKLALGLGKTINGESVVADLARMPHLLVAGTTGSGKSVAINTMILSLLYRLTPDECKMIMIDPKMLELSIYDGIPHLLTPVVTDPKKAVVALKWTVREMEDRYKKMSKVGVRNIDGYNTRIKQALEKGESFTRTVQTGFDRETGQPIYEDEDLPLETMPYIVVVVDEMADLMMVAGKDIEGAIQRLAQMARAAGIHLIMATQRPSVDVITGTIKANFPTRISFQVTSKIDSRTILGEMGAEQLLGMGDMLFMAGGGRIQRVHGPFVSDEEVEHIVSHLKVQGTPQYLEAVTEEEEPSDSPYEGGGSGGGGDESNDLYDRAVAIVLRDKKASTSYVQRRLSIGYNRAASLIERMEQEGLISAANHAGKREILVQNGNDGDI, encoded by the coding sequence ATGAGACGGGCAAGTGCCGTCCGCGGAAATGGCCGCCGCGCATCGATCGACCTGCTCGACACACAGAGCCCCATCAAAAGGTTCCTGAAGCGGAATCTCGTTGGCCTCGGCGGCTTGTGTGTCATCGCCTTTGCAGCGGCGCTCGCCGCAAGCCTTGCGACATGGTCGGTCACGGATCCAAGCCTCAACCATGCGACATCCGAACCCGCTCACAATGCTCTTGGACGGCCAGGCGCAATCATTGCCGACATCCTGATGCAGACCATCGGCCTGGCAACAGCGGTCTTCCTCGTTCCAGTCGTACTTTGGGGCTGGCGGCTTCTGGCCGGTCACACCATGCGCATCGGTCGCAAGCGGCTGTTTTATTGGGTCGCAGGCTCAGTCATCAGTTCTGGCGCCCTCGCGTCTCTGCCGGTGCCCGAAAGCTGGCCGTTGCCCACAGGTCTGGGTGGCTTCCTCGGCGACAGCGTTCATGCGGTCCCGGCACTGCTCACCGACAATTTCACCGAAGGCGCAGCCACGATCATTGGCGTGTTTGGTCTTGGCCTTCCGGCCGCTCTCCTGCTCTTTGCCTCTGCTGGCTGGTTCCGCTCCGCGGAGGTTTCAGAAAGCTCAGACGGACGCCAGACTCCGAGCGGCCACGGTCGCAGCCTTGAGGACGAACTCGGCCTTGATGATGACGACGACAGCGAATCCCGCATTGGCCTGATTCTCAGCTCGACGATCGGCATGGTCAGCCACTGGTCGCTCCAAAGTGCATCCTTGCTGCGCCGGGCGACTGGCTACGGCCGCGCCCATGACGTCGAGGAGGAATGGGACGAGGAAGAAGAGGACTACGAGCCCGTCAACGAAAAGCATGGCGGTGCCCTCAAAGCCTTCCGCCGCGCGCTCGCCGGAAAGCTTATGCCTGACGACGACGATGGCCTCGGCACATATTACGGCGCTCCTGATCAGGTGCCTGAAACGCAAAGCGAAGACGAACCTTATGACGAGGAAGGCGAGGGCTTCGAACCTGACGATCTCTTGATCTCCAAGGCTCCATTGCCCAAGCCCGTCGGCATCGCCGCACCGGCCAACGAAGCACCACAGCAAGGCCGCATTATCCCGCCGGCGCCACGCCCCAAACAGGGCAAAAGGGTCATCAGCGAGGCGCAGCCGTCTCTCCTGGGCGCTCCCGAGGACTACGAACTGCCTCCGTTGATGCTGCTTGCCGAGCCGAAGACCACCGGCAAGATCCCAGGTCTGTCCGCCGATGCACTGGAACAGAATGCCCGCATCCTGGAAGGCGTTCTAGAAGATTTCGGCGTGCGTGGCGAGATCATCGAGGTCCGTCCGGGTCCGGTCGTGACGCTCTACGAACTGGAGCCGGCACCTGGCATCAAGTCCTCTCGCGTCATTGGCCTTGCCGACGACATAGCCCGCTCTATGAGCGCCATTTCCGCACGCGTCGCGGTCATTCCGGGCAAGAACGCCATCGGCATCGAGCTTCCGAACGCGCGCCGCGAAACCGTTTACCTGCGCGAGCTTCTGGCCTCGCAGGACTTTGAGAAGACGAAGTCGAAGCTGGCACTGGGGCTCGGAAAGACCATCAATGGCGAGAGCGTGGTCGCAGATCTGGCCCGCATGCCTCACCTGCTCGTGGCAGGTACCACCGGCTCTGGTAAGTCGGTCGCGATCAACACCATGATCCTCTCGCTGCTCTATCGTCTGACACCGGACGAGTGCAAGATGATCATGATCGATCCGAAGATGCTCGAACTGTCGATCTATGACGGCATCCCTCATTTGCTGACGCCGGTCGTGACCGATCCGAAAAAGGCCGTGGTTGCCTTGAAATGGACGGTCCGCGAGATGGAAGACCGCTACAAGAAGATGTCGAAAGTCGGCGTCCGCAACATCGACGGCTACAACACCCGCATTAAGCAGGCGCTTGAGAAGGGCGAGAGCTTTACCCGAACCGTCCAGACCGGCTTTGACCGCGAGACCGGCCAGCCGATCTACGAAGATGAGGATCTGCCGCTCGAAACCATGCCGTATATCGTCGTTGTGGTCGACGAGATGGCCGATCTGATGATGGTCGCAGGCAAAGACATCGAAGGCGCCATCCAGCGCCTGGCACAGATGGCCCGTGCCGCGGGCATCCATCTGATCATGGCAACTCAGCGTCCGTCCGTGGATGTGATCACCGGTACGATCAAGGCAAACTTCCCGACCCGTATTTCCTTCCAGGTCACGTCGAAGATCGACAGTCGCACGATTCTGGGTGAAATGGGCGCCGAGCAGCTGCTTGGCATGGGTGACATGCTGTTCATGGCGGGCGGCGGGCGCATCCAGCGCGTCCACGGACCGTTCGTGTCAGACGAAGAGGTCGAGCACATCGTCAGCCACCTAAAGGTTCAGGGAACGCCTCAGTATCTTGAAGCCGTCACGGAGGAAGAAGAACCTTCCGACAGCCCTTATGAGGGCGGCGGATCCGGCGGCGGTGGTGATGAAAGCAACGACCTCTACGACAGGGCTGTGGCCATCGTCCTGCGCGACAAGAAGGCCTCCACATCCTATGTCCAGCGCCGCCTGTCCATCGGTTACAACCGGGCCGCTTCTTTGATCGAAAGGATGGAACAGGAAGGGCTGATCAGCGCAGCAAATCATGCTGGAAAGCGCGAGATCCTTGTGCAAAACGGAAATGATGGCGACATCTAG
- the htpX gene encoding zinc metalloprotease HtpX codes for MNYFRTAMLLAAMTALFMGIGYMIGGQSGMMIALMIAAAMNVFSYWNSDKMVLKMHHAQEVDERTAPELFRMIRQLSANADLPMPKVYLINNPQPNAFATGRNPQNAAVAATTGLLDMLTMEEVAGVMAHELAHVKNHDTLIMTITATLAGAISMLGNFAFFFGGNRDNNNPFGFVGVLVAMIVAPMAAMLVQMAISRTREYAADRMGAEICGQPLWLASALSKIAGGVERIHNPDAEHNPATAHMFIINPLSGERMDNLFSTHPNTANRIAELQKLANAGLGGGGYAPRQEAPQRASFDGPWGGARQPSKPQRPKGPWG; via the coding sequence ATGAATTATTTCCGTACGGCGATGCTTCTGGCTGCCATGACGGCGCTCTTTATGGGCATTGGCTATATGATTGGCGGTCAGAGCGGCATGATGATCGCGCTGATGATCGCGGCCGCCATGAATGTGTTCAGCTACTGGAACTCCGACAAGATGGTGCTGAAAATGCACCATGCGCAGGAGGTGGATGAGCGCACGGCGCCGGAGCTCTTCCGGATGATCCGGCAGCTCTCCGCAAATGCGGATCTGCCGATGCCGAAGGTCTATCTGATCAACAATCCGCAGCCGAATGCTTTTGCCACGGGCCGGAATCCGCAGAATGCTGCCGTTGCCGCGACGACCGGGCTCCTGGACATGCTGACGATGGAAGAGGTCGCGGGTGTGATGGCCCATGAGCTGGCCCACGTGAAGAACCATGACACGTTGATCATGACCATCACTGCGACGCTGGCCGGCGCAATTTCCATGCTTGGAAACTTCGCGTTCTTTTTCGGTGGCAACCGGGACAATAACAATCCGTTCGGTTTTGTCGGTGTGCTTGTGGCGATGATTGTTGCTCCCATGGCGGCAATGCTGGTGCAAATGGCGATTTCCCGGACCCGCGAATATGCTGCCGACCGGATGGGGGCCGAAATCTGCGGTCAGCCACTGTGGCTTGCTTCAGCGCTCAGCAAGATCGCTGGCGGTGTGGAGCGTATTCACAACCCGGACGCCGAGCACAATCCGGCGACGGCGCATATGTTCATCATCAACCCCCTGTCCGGCGAGCGGATGGACAATCTGTTCTCCACTCACCCGAACACGGCCAATCGGATCGCCGAGCTTCAAAAACTTGCCAACGCAGGTCTTGGCGGCGGTGGATACGCACCTCGGCAAGAAGCGCCGCAACGGGCATCTTTCGATGGTCCATGGGGCGGTGCACGTCAACCAAGCAAGCCCCAACGACCGAAAGGGCCATGGGGCTAA
- a CDS encoding SGNH/GDSL hydrolase family protein: MQKTGDPTSVVCFGDSLTWGFKPGERTRYGHDQRWTRLLQCELGDAFYVLEEGVNGRTTVFEDPVRGDKNGLDHLATVRKTHMPIDILVLMLGTNDLQSRFNMSAGAIGYAVARLLDYARTPTDDPEGKAPNILLISPPPLGDFAASPLESMYCEKSVAESRKLADVYADIAKQYGAAFFDAGSVISVSDVDSVHWDAEMQDPFAKAVADEVRKLVTT, from the coding sequence ATGCAGAAAACCGGCGATCCAACCTCCGTCGTCTGCTTCGGCGATTCCCTGACCTGGGGCTTTAAGCCCGGAGAGCGGACGCGCTATGGGCATGACCAGCGCTGGACGCGCCTTCTGCAGTGCGAATTGGGTGATGCGTTTTATGTCCTGGAAGAGGGCGTAAACGGTCGCACGACGGTGTTTGAGGACCCTGTCCGGGGGGACAAGAATGGTCTCGATCACCTGGCAACCGTGCGCAAGACACATATGCCGATCGACATTCTCGTGCTCATGCTGGGAACCAACGATCTTCAGTCCCGGTTCAACATGAGTGCAGGCGCGATTGGTTATGCCGTGGCGCGGCTGCTCGATTATGCCCGTACGCCGACAGACGATCCGGAAGGCAAGGCACCGAACATTCTCCTGATTTCGCCTCCGCCGCTGGGCGACTTTGCAGCCTCTCCCCTTGAGTCCATGTACTGCGAGAAGAGCGTTGCCGAATCCAGAAAACTCGCCGACGTCTATGCTGATATTGCCAAGCAATATGGCGCGGCGTTCTTTGACGCAGGCTCGGTGATCAGTGTCAGCGATGTGGATTCGGTTCATTGGGACGCAGAGATGCAGGATCCCTTTGCGAAGGCCGTTGCCGATGAAGTGCGGAAACTGGTGACCACCTAA
- a CDS encoding ATP-dependent carboxylate-amine ligase: MPASKAKPLVSRLLADYCERHDLSLVIDQALGHAGYIANKAGKRSFFVGTRFDLNPLGASEIARDKAYTAEFLRRDGFPVPDSLLISSPSSIAILSARQPGYTDALMGFQAAERFADKVGFPLFAKPNDGKEGFDVFKVRSQAELTSILTNLFQHHDRVLLQQAVTGRDLRVLVLGNKILCAIERTAPEVIGDGRSTLAELAGGINQIDPKDPRLVLALEEQGYALSDVPAAGVAVTLLPTANLSSGGDARDVTQNLPKAITDTAIASGKALGLSYFGADLIVESDKDASAPDFTILELNAAPGLSMLHRLGPEHAEMVEGIYEQIFEALRQTLEAAD, encoded by the coding sequence ATGCCTGCCTCTAAAGCCAAACCGCTGGTCTCTCGTCTCCTGGCGGACTATTGCGAGCGCCATGACCTGTCCCTGGTCATCGACCAAGCGCTTGGCCATGCCGGCTACATTGCCAACAAGGCTGGGAAACGCTCGTTCTTTGTCGGCACACGCTTCGATCTCAATCCACTCGGCGCAAGTGAAATCGCTCGGGACAAGGCATATACAGCGGAATTTCTGAGGCGCGACGGCTTTCCCGTTCCAGATAGCTTGCTGATCAGTTCCCCCTCTTCAATCGCCATTCTCTCAGCCAGACAGCCGGGCTACACAGATGCCCTTATGGGGTTTCAGGCGGCTGAGAGGTTCGCAGACAAAGTTGGCTTTCCCCTGTTTGCAAAACCCAACGATGGCAAGGAAGGCTTCGATGTATTCAAGGTCCGGAGCCAAGCGGAGCTGACATCCATTCTGACGAACCTGTTCCAGCACCACGACAGAGTCCTTCTCCAGCAGGCTGTGACCGGCCGCGATCTCAGGGTTCTGGTGCTCGGGAACAAGATCCTCTGCGCTATCGAGCGCACAGCGCCCGAAGTCATTGGCGACGGCCGTTCGACCCTTGCAGAGCTGGCTGGCGGGATAAATCAGATCGACCCTAAAGATCCCCGCCTTGTTCTGGCGCTCGAGGAACAAGGATATGCCCTGTCCGATGTTCCCGCGGCCGGCGTAGCAGTCACACTCTTGCCGACCGCCAATCTGTCGTCAGGCGGGGACGCCCGCGATGTCACGCAGAACCTTCCAAAGGCGATCACCGATACGGCAATCGCCAGCGGCAAGGCCCTCGGACTCAGTTATTTTGGAGCAGACCTGATCGTCGAGAGCGACAAAGACGCATCGGCACCAGATTTCACGATCCTGGAACTCAACGCAGCGCCCGGGCTCTCGATGCTTCACCGTTTGGGTCCTGAGCACGCCGAAATGGTCGAGGGCATCTATGAGCAGATCTTCGAGGCCCTCAGGCAGACGTTGGAAGCGGCGGATTAG
- a CDS encoding DUF1674 domain-containing protein, translated as MEEAPVRRFEDLPPAAQRALQEAEERRKDIDAKQEDLPKEINGRGGLEPTRYDDWEVKGLTSDF; from the coding sequence ATCGAGGAAGCGCCTGTACGCCGCTTCGAGGACTTGCCACCCGCGGCCCAGCGCGCTCTGCAGGAAGCCGAGGAGCGGCGCAAGGACATCGACGCGAAGCAGGAAGACCTTCCCAAGGAGATCAACGGCCGCGGAGGCCTCGAGCCAACCCGCTATGACGATTGGGAAGTCAAAGGCCTGACCTCGGACTTTTAG
- a CDS encoding outer membrane lipoprotein carrier protein LolA, translating to MPHRSAITALKSLLVAALFLSLSGLGARALTKEQAKTLSDVNSYFNSVKTMHGDFIQFGPEGNQLEGKFYLARPGKVRFYYNPPAKLDIIADGKSVSVKDRKLATQDIWPLSQTPLRFLLAENIDLQKDANVTNVLVEPDLVTVTLEDKTTFNSGILTLIFDAKDYALKQWTVTDAQGYDTSVAVYNVTSNGPTNPKLFKIDYLANTRQNQN from the coding sequence ATGCCGCACCGTTCTGCCATAACAGCGTTGAAGTCCCTCCTTGTCGCTGCTCTTTTTCTGAGTCTTAGCGGGCTTGGCGCAAGGGCGCTGACGAAGGAACAGGCCAAGACGCTGTCCGACGTGAATTCCTATTTCAACTCGGTGAAGACCATGCATGGCGACTTCATCCAGTTCGGCCCGGAAGGCAATCAGCTCGAAGGCAAGTTCTACCTCGCGCGTCCGGGCAAGGTCCGTTTTTATTATAATCCGCCAGCCAAACTCGACATTATAGCCGACGGCAAGTCCGTTTCGGTGAAAGACCGGAAGCTCGCGACACAAGACATCTGGCCCCTGAGCCAGACGCCTTTGCGCTTTCTGCTCGCCGAAAACATCGACCTCCAGAAAGACGCAAACGTCACAAATGTTCTGGTTGAGCCTGATCTCGTGACCGTCACGCTGGAAGACAAGACCACCTTCAATTCCGGTATTCTGACCCTGATCTTCGATGCCAAGGACTATGCGTTGAAGCAATGGACTGTCACCGATGCACAAGGCTACGACACGTCGGTCGCCGTCTACAACGTGACCTCAAACGGTCCGACCAATCCGAAGCTCTTCAAGATCGACTATCTGGCAAACACGCGCCAGAACCAGAACTGA
- the rsmB gene encoding 16S rRNA (cytosine(967)-C(5))-methyltransferase RsmB, with product MQLLRRDRETDPGAHFFFNRLRVPLSNLTDPNKRVKPSDFAGKPQTPGFAARKIAADLLGNVVHKRRPLDNELDLNSGHSGFRELAFNDRALVRAILGVCLRHRGEIAEIIDRLLDRPIPEKSGRVLDILHVGIAQMLFMEVPDRAAVSLAVENASADRRARPYKGLVNGVLRRLGREREALTSDLDRAALNTPEWLLESWTQGYGAETAKAIATAHQSEAALDLTIKDGSSEAWAEKLGGTVVGAGSVRLVKKGAVDKLDGFEEGAWWVQDAAAALPAKLLGDLNGKRVADLCAAPGGKTAQLAAAGAEVTAVDISKGRLKRVSENLSRLKLSSEIVTSDIREWEPEAQFDAILLDAPCSATGTIRRHPDVPWLKQLYDVETLSKIQGELLRRVIAWLKPGGVLVYCTCSLEKAEGEDQIASVLAEADGIELIPVTADEIGGLAASVTEEGYLRTLPCQAVTKAGDETGLDGFFAARIKRL from the coding sequence ATGCAGCTCTTGCGCCGGGACCGGGAAACCGATCCCGGCGCTCATTTTTTCTTCAACCGCTTGAGAGTTCCCTTGTCGAACCTGACCGACCCAAACAAGAGGGTAAAACCCTCAGATTTCGCCGGAAAACCCCAGACGCCCGGGTTTGCCGCCCGCAAGATTGCAGCGGATCTGCTCGGCAATGTGGTTCACAAGCGGCGTCCGCTGGACAATGAGCTCGATCTCAATTCTGGCCATTCCGGGTTTCGGGAGCTGGCCTTCAACGATCGCGCATTGGTGCGTGCGATCCTCGGCGTCTGTCTGAGGCATCGTGGCGAAATCGCCGAAATCATCGATCGTCTACTGGACCGGCCCATTCCTGAAAAATCTGGCCGGGTTCTGGATATCCTGCACGTCGGCATTGCCCAGATGCTCTTCATGGAAGTGCCGGATCGTGCGGCGGTGTCTCTCGCAGTTGAAAACGCGTCTGCGGATCGACGTGCGCGTCCCTACAAGGGGCTCGTGAATGGTGTTCTGCGACGGCTCGGCCGTGAGCGGGAGGCATTGACGTCCGATCTCGACAGAGCCGCGCTGAACACGCCAGAGTGGCTGCTTGAGAGCTGGACACAGGGCTATGGTGCGGAAACAGCCAAGGCAATTGCAACGGCGCATCAGAGCGAAGCGGCGCTGGATCTGACCATCAAGGATGGATCATCAGAAGCCTGGGCGGAAAAGCTCGGTGGAACGGTTGTTGGCGCCGGGTCGGTTCGTCTGGTCAAGAAGGGCGCGGTCGACAAGCTTGACGGTTTCGAAGAGGGCGCCTGGTGGGTCCAGGATGCCGCAGCAGCGCTGCCCGCGAAGCTTCTCGGAGATCTTAACGGCAAGCGCGTCGCAGACCTGTGTGCTGCTCCTGGTGGCAAAACGGCCCAGCTTGCGGCGGCTGGCGCCGAAGTGACCGCAGTCGATATCTCGAAGGGCCGACTGAAACGCGTAAGCGAAAACCTTTCACGGCTAAAGCTCTCGTCGGAAATCGTGACTTCGGACATCCGTGAGTGGGAACCGGAGGCGCAGTTCGATGCGATCCTGCTTGATGCGCCTTGCAGTGCGACGGGAACGATCCGGCGTCATCCGGATGTGCCCTGGTTGAAGCAGCTCTATGATGTCGAGACCCTTTCGAAGATCCAGGGCGAACTTCTGCGCAGGGTGATCGCTTGGCTGAAACCCGGTGGCGTGCTGGTCTATTGCACCTGTTCGCTGGAGAAAGCGGAAGGCGAGGACCAGATTGCCAGCGTGCTCGCCGAAGCAGATGGAATTGAGCTGATTCCGGTCACAGCTGACGAGATTGGTGGCCTGGCTGCATCGGTGACTGAGGAGGGGTATCTAAGAACCTTGCCATGTCAGGCAGTCACGAAAGCTGGCGATGAAACCGGCCTGGATGGCTTTTTCGCTGCGCGCATCAAGAGACTTTAA
- a CDS encoding heparinase II/III family protein has protein sequence MSVASEKGRVWRLAAGYAWQRLLRWLHGGPFFRLRPQPGTPARLLIAPQDLRTADQTNAADIYGGRFLFSGYLVETHGASPFELEGEHPDWQRQLHGFAWLRDLRAADSRISRQNARALVDDWLKHSGRWHPIGWEAPVVTRRVMSWLAHSPFILEDGDHDFYNRFLRSLLRQVRYLRRTINETHDGVERLQAALAIAAACVSMSGQGRFARQSIRRLDQELLRQILTDGGHISRNPRAIVEILADLLPVRQAFVAQGLELPAAMLQSVDRMMPMMRFFRHGDGALAHFNGMGSTPNDLIATIMAYDDARGAPPMNVPHTGYQRLFGGSSVVIMDTGKPPPLGISEDAHAGCLSFEFSSGLKRIIVNCGVSSRSNEMWRKVSRSTAAHSTATIEDTSSCRFLSERPFGRWLGAPIVAGPRHVPVEREDDAAGIRVTASHDGYQQQFGIVHTRDMRLSGDGTVLDGIDSFPVSAKVVEPGDQFAIRFHLHPAIKPSLLRGGTAVLLVCRDGEAWEFDAPGTELALEESIYLSDVYGHRKTMQIVLYGRIRDSQSSAWQFRRTATAKLSRRGSSEFDELARTGELPLDDPDEDVPPEVDQEIDQGVDQEAKELAPDVNPKV, from the coding sequence ATGAGCGTTGCTTCTGAAAAGGGGCGCGTGTGGCGGCTTGCGGCCGGATACGCGTGGCAGCGCCTCTTGCGATGGCTTCATGGCGGTCCGTTCTTCCGGCTGAGACCTCAGCCGGGAACGCCTGCTCGTCTGTTGATTGCACCTCAGGACTTGAGGACGGCGGATCAGACGAATGCGGCGGATATCTACGGTGGGCGTTTTCTCTTCTCGGGCTATCTTGTTGAAACGCATGGCGCATCGCCGTTTGAACTGGAAGGTGAACACCCTGACTGGCAGCGTCAGTTGCATGGCTTTGCCTGGTTGCGAGACCTTCGTGCGGCCGACAGCCGGATCTCCCGCCAGAACGCGAGAGCGCTGGTTGATGACTGGCTGAAGCATTCGGGCCGCTGGCATCCTATCGGCTGGGAAGCGCCGGTCGTGACCCGCCGGGTGATGTCATGGCTGGCCCATTCGCCGTTCATTCTCGAAGATGGCGATCATGACTTCTACAATCGATTTTTGCGCTCGCTATTGCGGCAGGTGCGATATCTGCGCCGAACCATCAATGAAACGCATGATGGGGTCGAAAGACTGCAGGCAGCGCTTGCCATCGCCGCAGCCTGTGTCTCCATGTCCGGCCAGGGACGTTTCGCGCGCCAGAGCATTCGCCGGCTTGACCAGGAGCTTTTGCGCCAGATCCTGACCGACGGCGGCCATATTTCACGGAACCCGCGCGCCATCGTCGAAATTCTCGCCGATCTCCTGCCGGTTCGTCAGGCATTCGTCGCCCAGGGTCTGGAGCTTCCGGCCGCGATGCTGCAGTCGGTCGACCGGATGATGCCGATGATGCGCTTCTTCCGCCACGGTGACGGTGCACTCGCGCATTTCAACGGTATGGGATCGACGCCAAATGATCTCATAGCCACGATCATGGCCTATGATGATGCGCGCGGGGCTCCGCCGATGAATGTGCCGCACACTGGCTACCAGCGCCTGTTTGGCGGTTCGTCGGTTGTTATCATGGATACGGGAAAACCGCCTCCGCTGGGCATCAGCGAAGACGCGCATGCGGGATGTCTTTCTTTTGAATTTTCGTCAGGGCTTAAACGGATTATCGTGAACTGCGGGGTTTCAAGTCGCAGCAACGAAATGTGGCGCAAGGTCAGCCGGTCAACGGCCGCGCATTCCACGGCGACGATTGAAGATACGTCTTCTTGCAGGTTCTTGAGCGAGAGACCCTTCGGACGCTGGCTGGGCGCGCCGATCGTTGCCGGGCCAAGACATGTGCCGGTTGAACGCGAAGACGATGCGGCGGGCATTCGCGTGACGGCCTCCCACGATGGCTACCAGCAGCAATTCGGGATCGTTCATACGCGGGATATGCGGCTCTCGGGCGATGGCACCGTCCTTGACGGGATCGACAGTTTCCCGGTCAGTGCAAAGGTCGTCGAACCCGGTGATCAATTCGCCATTCGCTTTCACCTACACCCAGCCATCAAGCCGTCATTGCTCCGGGGAGGGACGGCCGTTCTTCTCGTTTGCCGCGATGGTGAGGCTTGGGAGTTCGACGCGCCGGGTACCGAGCTCGCATTGGAAGAATCCATCTATCTTTCTGATGTCTACGGACATCGCAAGACCATGCAAATCGTCCTGTATGGACGCATTCGCGACAGCCAGTCATCGGCCTGGCAATTCCGCCGAACCGCGACTGCCAAACTTAGCCGTCGTGGATCCAGCGAGTTTGACGAGTTGGCGCGGACTGGTGAATTGCCGCTTGATGACCCGGACGAAGATGTCCCGCCGGAGGTTGATCAGGAAATCGACCAGGGGGTGGATCAAGAAGCGAAAGAGCTGGCTCCAGACGTGAACCCCAAGGTTTAG
- a CDS encoding aminotransferase class I/II-fold pyridoxal phosphate-dependent enzyme, which translates to MTPSISQYRRGAALPSSNPFQRLASLLEGVTPGMDPIAMTIGEPQHAIPDFTAKVFNDNMADFRRYPPINGTPEFRAAVADWLDRRYGLDGLISRDNGVLPLNGSREGLSFGAIAARDQLAKDLDHPVVILPNPFYQTYAAAAHIADAQALLLDAVPDHGFLPDLDGLSPELLDRTVAFYVASPTNPEGYVADIAYWQRLIGLARKHRFYIFADECYSEIYRDVPPVGILEAAKAMGGDSSQIFDKIIVLNSLSKRSNLAGLRCGFAAGDPEFLGKWVKFRGLAAPQVPLPNQAVAAAVYGDETHVIENRRLYNEKFQAAERHLAPLMGKVTPEAGFFLWMNISRWGDSVSIARDLWADTGVKVLPGAYLASDQSDGSNPGKSYIRVGLCAPLETTETALVRIASWLGEKA; encoded by the coding sequence ATGACCCCTAGTATCTCTCAGTACCGGCGCGGCGCTGCCCTGCCGAGTTCAAATCCGTTTCAGCGACTGGCGTCCCTGCTCGAAGGCGTGACGCCGGGCATGGATCCCATTGCCATGACCATTGGCGAGCCGCAGCACGCGATCCCCGATTTCACCGCCAAGGTCTTCAATGACAACATGGCTGATTTCCGGCGCTATCCGCCGATCAACGGCACCCCGGAATTCCGCGCAGCCGTCGCAGACTGGCTCGATCGACGCTATGGGCTGGATGGCTTGATCAGCAGAGACAATGGCGTGCTGCCGCTGAACGGATCCCGTGAAGGTCTCTCCTTTGGCGCAATTGCCGCCCGGGATCAGCTGGCAAAAGACCTGGATCATCCGGTCGTCATCCTGCCGAACCCATTCTACCAGACCTACGCTGCAGCAGCCCATATTGCCGACGCACAAGCACTGTTACTGGACGCTGTTCCAGATCACGGATTTCTGCCCGATCTCGATGGTCTCTCGCCGGAACTCCTCGACAGGACGGTCGCCTTTTACGTCGCATCGCCGACCAATCCCGAAGGCTATGTCGCAGACATTGCTTACTGGCAAAGGCTGATCGGCCTGGCGCGAAAGCACCGTTTCTATATTTTTGCCGACGAATGCTACTCCGAGATTTACCGAGACGTGCCGCCGGTCGGGATCCTCGAGGCAGCAAAGGCCATGGGCGGCGACAGCTCCCAGATTTTTGACAAGATCATCGTCCTGAATTCCTTGTCGAAACGCTCCAACCTGGCCGGTCTGCGCTGCGGGTTTGCCGCAGGAGACCCGGAATTTCTCGGCAAGTGGGTCAAATTCCGCGGATTGGCCGCTCCTCAGGTGCCTCTCCCCAATCAAGCCGTTGCCGCAGCAGTCTATGGCGACGAAACGCATGTGATCGAAAACCGCCGCCTCTACAACGAAAAGTTCCAGGCGGCAGAGAGACACCTTGCGCCTCTGATGGGCAAGGTGACACCGGAAGCAGGCTTTTTCCTCTGGATGAACATTTCGCGCTGGGGAGACTCTGTTTCCATCGCACGGGACCTTTGGGCAGATACCGGAGTCAAGGTCCTGCCCGGTGCCTATCTGGCGTCTGATCAATCAGATGGCAGCAATCCCGGCAAATCCTATATTCGCGTTGGCCTATGTGCCCCGCTTGAAACCACCGAAACCGCGCTTGTGCGCATTGCATCCTGGTTGGGAGAGAAGGCATGA